Proteins from a single region of Ananas comosus cultivar F153 unplaced genomic scaffold, ASM154086v1, whole genome shotgun sequence:
- the LOC109705666 gene encoding cystathionine beta-lyase, chloroplastic-like, which yields MAKRSEEERDFSVSSAASREIVTNSLDDLATELRFCMRNFIFFLALFRFVKKKLFEKFLDQNKIYPLWLYYEIEFFLFQPSATEYGTYDYTRSGNPTRDALQGLMAKLEKADQAFCFTSGMAALAAVTHLLETGQEIVAGEDIYGGSDRLLSQVVPKKGIIVNRVDTSDLCKVENAIGRSTKLVWLESPTNPRQQIADIRKISEIAHSYGALVLVDNSIMSPVLCRPLELGADIVMHSATKFIAGHSDLMAGILAVKGERLARRDAFLQNAEGAGLAPFDCWLCLRGIKTMALRVEKQQANAQKLAEYLSTHPRVKKVNYAGLPGHLARDLHYSQAKGAGSVLSFLTGSLALSKHIVETTEYFNVTVSFGSVKSLISLPCFMSHASIPASVREARGLTEDLVRISVGIEDVEDLIADLDYAFRTGPA from the exons ATGGCGAAGAggtcggaggaggagagggatttTAGCGTGTCTTCGGCCGCTTCGAGGGAGATCGTCACCAATTCCTTGGATGATTTAGCCACCGAGTTGAG ATTTTGCATGAGAAACTTCATATTCTTTTTAGCTTTATTTCGAtttgttaaaaagaaattattcgAGAAGTTCCTtgatcaaaacaaaatttatccTCTATGGCTTTATTATGAAATTGAATTTTTCTTGTTCCAGCCGTCGGCAACAGAATATGGTACATACGATTACACAAGAAGTGGTAATCCTACTCGCGATGCATTGCAAGG TCTTATGGCTAAGCTCGAGAAGGCCGATCAAGCGTTCTGCTTCACTAGTGGAATGGCCGCTCTCGCCGCCGTAACCCATCTTCTTGAAACCG GTCAAGAGATTGTTGCGGGAGAGGACATATACGGCGGCTCGGATCGGTTACTTTCACAGGTGGTTCCAAAGAAAGGGATTATTGTAAA TCGCGTAGATACTTCCGATCTTTGTAAAGTTGAAAATGCAATTGGCCGCTCAACAAAACTTGTCTGGTTAGAAAGTCCAACAAATCCTCGCCAGCAAATCGCTGATATACGG AAAATCTCTGAAATAGCTCATTCATATGGTGCTCTTGTTCTGGTGGACAATAGTATCATGTCTCCTGTGCTTTGTCGTCCCTTGGAACTTGGTGCAG ATATTGTAATGCACTCTGCTACTAAATTTATAGCTGGGCATAGTGATCTCATGGCAGGAATCCTTGCTGTAAAGGGTGAAAGGTTG GCAAGGAGAGATGCATTCCTGCAGAATGCTGAAGGCGCTGGATTGGCACCTTTTGATTGTTGGCTTTGCTTGAGAGGTATCAAGACCATGGCCTTACGTGTTGAGAAGCAACAG GCTAATGCACAAAAACTTGCTGAATACTTATCTACTCATCCAAGGGTGAAGAAAGTGAATTATGCAGGACTTCCCGGTCACCTGGCGCGTGATTTGCATTATTCTCAG GCGAAAGGAGCTGGCTCGGTACTCAGTTTTTTGACAGGTTCGCTAGCTCTCTCAAAGCATATTGTCGAGACCACAGAGTACTTCAATGTGACAGTTAGCTTTG GGAGCGTGAAGTCGCTGATTAGCTTGCCGTGCTTCATGTCGCACGCGAGCATACCCGCTTCAGTTCGTGAAGCACGCGGATTGACCGAAGACCTCGTTCGCATCTCTGTGGGCATTGAGGATGTAGAAGATCTTATTGCTGATCTGGACTATGCCTTTAGAACTGGACCTGCGTAA